One stretch of Brevibacillus laterosporus DNA includes these proteins:
- a CDS encoding ammonia-dependent NAD(+) synthetase, translating into MRQKQIQAELGVQPTIDPQQEIRSRVEFLKEYLLATHTKGYVLGISGGQDSSLAGRLAQLAVEEIRQETGKDYSFIAVRLPYGVQQDEDDAQRALAFIKPDRTVTVNIKPAVDASVQAFEEATGEPLSHFLKGNIKARERMKVQYDLGANYQLLVIGTDHAAEAVTGFFTKFGDGGCDVTPLAGLSKRQGKQVLHALGAEEALYVKVPTADLEDDKPLLPDETALGMSYEQLDDYLEGKSVPADIAEKIDQRYIRTAHKRHLPVTPFDSWWKEQK; encoded by the coding sequence ATGCGACAAAAACAAATCCAAGCGGAACTTGGTGTGCAACCGACCATCGATCCGCAACAAGAGATCCGATCACGAGTAGAATTTTTAAAAGAGTATCTGCTTGCTACTCACACAAAAGGCTATGTACTTGGTATCAGTGGCGGACAAGATTCCTCGCTGGCAGGACGTCTCGCCCAACTTGCTGTGGAAGAGATCCGACAAGAAACCGGCAAGGATTATAGCTTTATCGCTGTTCGTTTGCCATATGGAGTTCAACAAGATGAAGATGATGCCCAGCGTGCTCTAGCTTTTATTAAGCCTGATCGTACGGTAACAGTTAATATAAAGCCAGCAGTGGATGCTTCCGTGCAAGCCTTTGAGGAAGCGACTGGAGAACCATTATCTCATTTCCTAAAAGGAAACATTAAAGCACGCGAACGCATGAAAGTTCAATATGATCTAGGTGCCAATTACCAATTATTGGTTATCGGGACAGATCATGCGGCTGAAGCTGTTACTGGCTTTTTCACTAAGTTCGGAGATGGTGGTTGTGATGTAACACCGCTCGCAGGCCTTAGCAAGCGTCAGGGTAAACAAGTGCTACATGCTCTTGGTGCAGAGGAAGCCCTATATGTAAAGGTACCAACAGCAGATCTTGAAGACGATAAACCACTTTTGCCTGATGAAACAGCGCTTGGCATGTCCTACGAGCAATTGGATGATTATTTGGAGGGTAAATCCGTCCCCGCCGATATTGCCGAAAAGATTGACCAGCGATACATACGTACAGCTCACAAGCGTCACCTACCTGTTACCCCATTTGATTCATGGTGGAAGGAACAAAAATAA
- a CDS encoding lipoate--protein ligase, with protein sequence MKFIDNQGITDPRINLAIEEYALKHLPADDDYLLFYINEPSIIIGKNQNTIEEINADYVDEHHIHIVRRLSGGGAVYHDLGNLNFSFITNDDGKSFHNFKKFTQPVVLALKEMGVEAELSGRNDIQVGERKISGNAQYSTKGRMFSHGTLLFHSEMENVVSALKVNAAKIESKGIKSIRSRVANITEFLQEPMTIGEFKQQILRSIFAQGEVSEYVFTEEDLKNIHELSKERYQNWEWNYGKSPKSNFQQTKRFPVGTIELRLDVEKGKIKQAKIYGDFFGVGEVADIEQKLAEIPMEKQAIREVLESLHLPTYFGAITVEELLTLFFDHEQE encoded by the coding sequence ATGAAATTCATTGACAATCAAGGCATCACAGACCCACGAATTAATTTAGCTATTGAGGAATATGCCTTAAAACACCTGCCGGCAGATGACGATTATCTGTTATTTTACATAAATGAACCATCCATTATTATCGGTAAAAATCAAAACACGATCGAAGAAATAAACGCAGATTATGTGGATGAACACCATATTCACATTGTCCGTCGCTTATCAGGTGGTGGGGCGGTCTATCACGATTTAGGCAACTTAAACTTTAGTTTTATTACTAATGACGATGGGAAGTCGTTTCACAACTTTAAAAAATTTACTCAGCCAGTCGTGTTAGCTTTGAAAGAAATGGGTGTAGAGGCTGAATTAAGCGGGCGAAACGATATTCAAGTAGGCGAACGTAAAATTTCTGGCAATGCTCAATACTCGACAAAAGGACGTATGTTTAGCCACGGTACACTCTTGTTTCATTCTGAAATGGAGAACGTTGTATCAGCACTGAAGGTGAATGCAGCCAAAATTGAATCAAAGGGTATTAAATCAATCCGTAGCAGGGTAGCTAATATCACAGAATTTTTACAAGAGCCAATGACGATCGGAGAGTTTAAACAACAGATCTTACGCTCCATTTTTGCTCAAGGTGAAGTGAGCGAATACGTGTTTACAGAAGAGGATTTGAAAAACATTCACGAGCTATCCAAGGAACGCTATCAGAATTGGGAGTGGAATTATGGAAAATCACCTAAGAGCAACTTCCAACAAACCAAACGTTTTCCGGTAGGAACGATTGAGCTACGCCTAGATGTGGAGAAGGGAAAAATCAAACAAGCTAAAATTTATGGCGATTTCTTTGGAGTAGGTGAAGTAGCAGATATCGAGCAGAAGCTGGCTGAAATTCCGATGGAAAAACAAGCAATCCGTGAAGTATTGGAGTCACTTCACTTGCCAACCTATTTCGGAGCCATTACGGTTGAGGAGTTATTGACGCTGTTTTTTGATCATGAACAGGAATAA